The window CAGAACAATCCTTAAAAGGTTTTGAATAGACGAGATCCAAAAACTTATCTCATGGATTGAATAAACCCCTAATTGAACCAATTCTAGGTCGAAGTTAATCAATTTCACATCATTCCAAAGCAAACTCACCGAACCGACCAATAATTGCAATAGGATAATTCAATAAATCGAGACCCTAAAAAAATCTCAACCCACAAAAAACGATTTTGAATTGAACGAACCTGTCGACTGAGATGCCATAGCCAAGAGacgaatagagagagagagagatcttggAAATCTACTCCGACGCCAACCTCAAGcgcggagagagagagagagagagagagagagagggagagatacAGAGGTGGTGGGGGAAGGggaagaagacaaaggaagAGGGACCtcgaaaagagagaagaaaacaaaacggaTTACTTTCTTCTTTTAGGTTATTGTGTTTCAGCCCCTGTAGTTATTATCTTTACCCAAAAAAGCCTCATAATAACCAAAATTGACATAATTTGAAACtcaatatagaaaataaaaaatccaaaaaaaggATAAAGATGAAAAAcgaattattaaaaattttataagcAAAAAAAGATTCCATATTTcgaggggaagaagaagagaagaaagaaagaagctcAGTCGGCGGCCGGTTtaatctctctcctctctctctctctctctctctctctctctctccctgtcACCGGCGTTGTCATATCTGAATTGccttaaaaaaatttgacactTTTTTCCGGCGCAAGCGGGATTTTGTAGCTCGAAAGATTTGGGTAATTTTTAGATGGCGGCGAGCGCAAACCCGTCGGGGAACAATCAGGAAGGTTCGTCGGCGACGCAGAAGGTATCGACTTCTTCAGCGGCGGCGACGAATGGCGGTGCTGTAAATTCTGTCGATAATGGTGCCAATACAGGCGCGGCGGCTGATAATAATTCACAGACGATTGGGGCGTTGAGGCATAATTCAGGGATCTCTACCGATTGGACTCATGAAGAACAATCTTTATTGGAAGATTTGCTCCTCAAGTAATCTCCTTTtcctctttatctctctctttgtgttttagaTTTGAATCCTGAGATTATCTTGTGAACATGGTTCCTCGAATTTTGAATCCGGCATATAAGTTTTTGTGGGTTCTTTTGTTAATATGATTGTATCTTAGCTAATTGAgagttttgtgttttgattaGCTTAGCTATAACTTTTGAGTATGGTAATAAATACAAATACTAGTAAATGACTAGCTGGTGTTTTTGTATCCTATCATATTTATGATAAGCACATTAGTGTTAAGAGCTATGAGAGATACTAGTACTTAGGATTTTAATTGGAGGATGAGTTGTCTACTTATCGGTAATGATTGGTTGCTAGTTAATCTTGTATGAGCTTTGTTTGTTAAATCCTATCACtctttttaatagtttaatctGTCTTATATAGGTACGCCACAGAGCCGTCAGTTTTTCGATATGCAAAGATTGCGATGAAAATGAAAGATAAGACTGTCCGAGATGTTGCGCTGCGCTGTAGATGGATGACTGTgagtttttctcttctctcttgatTACTCTTCTTTCGCCTGTTGGCTTTATTTGATCCGTAAGATGGTTTATTTTACCTTCATGTGATTGCTTGATGGAttacagaaaaaggaaaatggaAAGCGCAGGAAAGACGACCATTCGTCGaggaaaaaagataagaaagtaTGTGGGAATGACTGAGTTCTAAATGCGTAACTAGCTTGAACTTTTAGTTATTTACTTGTGATTTTGGACGAGTGAAAGTTGCGTAACTAGCTTATAAGTCTACAAATTGATTGTCTTTCACTATCTGTTAAGCAGGAAAAAACTACAGATTCTTCAGCCAAGTCCTCATCTCATTTGAATGTTCATCCTAATGGTCCTTCGTATGCTCCGCCTATGTTGCCTGTAGATGCTGATGATGGTATTTCGTATAAAGGTTTGTttaagaatctaggattgttttttcttttacttgtgaAGGCTAAATCTTCTAGATTGAATAGGAGCATAACTGTCTTGGCGTTATTGCAGCTATTGGTGGTTTGAGTGGAGATCTTCTCGAGCAAAATGCTCAATTGTTCAATCAAGTTTCATCAAATTTCTCAGCTTTCCAGGTGAATTCAACTTTCACTTTTCAGCTTGTAAGTTTTTTGTATAGTTGGCTGGGGAGTTTGGACCTGATTTGTTTCTGTgccttgttgttttgttggctTTTGAGCAATCCTTGGACTAGATCAGCTTAAGTTTGCTGCTAGTTAAATTCAACTGTGTATTTAATCCAAGATTCTTTCCTATTGCAGCTACATGAGAATGTCAATCTCTTGAGCAAAGTTCGTGACAATATCCTCACAATCTTGAACGAGTAATACATTTGTTCATCCATCTATTGATCATTTCTATGTCTTTGACTCACTTTGGGAAATGCCATTCTTTTCCAACAAAGTTCTGGAGCTATGATAATGTATTAACTCAAAATCTTTGCTTGCTTTGCTGTTTGGGTTGCAGCTTGAATGACATGCCAGAGGTTATGAAGCAGATGCCACCTCTTCCGGTGAAGGTCAACGAAGACCTGGCAAATTCGATCCTCCCTCGCCCATCCCATCCATCTCATCCATCCCATCCAAACCATCAAATGAAGCCATGATCAAGCTGCTGACCAAGGAATCTTTTTAATCCGGGAtcaatgaagaaaaaagaataaaatcgcGGGATAGAGAGAGCTCCAGTCGTACTGGTTGATAGAATGAGGGGGTTTCCCCTGACTCATAGAGTTATAGTCTCTTTTGCAATTTCTTTCAGTGTCTGGATATTTTAGCAACTGGTTAATTGATACACGAGTAGGGGTCATATCGTTGTTTAGGATGTGAATAGATTTCAATTGGTATGGTATAAGTTTCtgtataaaatttggttttatgCTGAAAGGGTTTGAGATTAAAAGGTAGAAGCGCACACCCGTGATGCATTTCTCATACAACCTCTTCTtagaatgaaacaaaactacTAAACCAATTCATTGTAATAAATGAAGCCGAATGTTTAGTAACACAAATGTAAGTCTTGCTCGTAGCTTGCATAAGAGATCTCGAGAGTGATAAGGTAAGTCGtttacaaagacaaaaagtttttttcttttgtttagaaGATTATTCAAAGCATCTTTAGAAGTGCCAAGTGAAGATAGCAACTCTCTGACAGATCAGACAAGTCTTTGGTTAATTTGGGCTTGGTAGCTTCCAAGAGTCTTCAACTCTCAGCCTACAAGAAGACACAATGTTcgattaaaattggtttcaagcTGAAAGGTTTGAGACTAGAAGGGCTATATCCTAAAAGTGCACAGCCGTGATGCATTTCATACAACCCCAGAAGAATACACAACGGTGAGTAAGAAATAGGATATACATAATGTGAGGGTATGGCAATTGTGATATACTATCTTATGAAAACCTTTCATCATACAACAGAGTGAAGTTGATACATGATTGGAGGAACAAGTCGAGCATAGTGCAAATGAATCATTTCAAAGTCTACAACAGAGTGAAGTTAATACATGATTGGAGGAACAAGCCGAGCATAGTGCAAATGAATCATCTCAAAGTCTACAACAGAGTGAAGTTAATACATGATTGGAGGATAAAATTATCACAACAATTATAACCCtttaccaacaacaaaaaaagaagattattcaACAAATACTAATAACATAAATAAAGCATAGGAGAAGAACCTTCAGCAGAATGAGAGAAGGAAGCCAgccaacgttttttttttcttttctttgtgtggAGTATATTTACTTCTGTTTTGATAtggatatatttatattatttggacttttccttttttttttttgtcgtcaatatatatttgtattttgtagaTATGTTTTACCAACTGATTGAAGACATCTATAAAAGAATAGGTTATGTTATCTTTTATtaagttacatatttatattaaacaaTACGTTATTTTACAAAGTTCAGATTCTTATTGTTtgaaaatacattatttttaaaagttcaaaatcACATTTATTTATGAGAAAGTtgtcaaaactatatatattttttttgaacaaagagaaaattgtcaaacaaactataaattagtatttgatattttgatatatgaaaCATTGACACAAACGATTGGTCTATGTTAGTTTTGAGCCTTTTTTCATcagaacttttatttttctccccTTTAATAAGATGAAGATTTCGTTTATTACTTGTcgtatcttttaatttataaaagacCAGATTAGgatccgcccgatgtgcgggtttagatttttaaaaataaaattaaatttaaaagaatagaaagtaaatattttagtaataattttattaattagtaattttgacgtcgaactttatataataagatacgaCACATTATAGTATTAGTAATTCAAAATGATTATTTCCACAATTtgtatattatacatatttagtATTAGagttaataataaaatcttgttttaaattacaattaaaatgttttgatgaaaaaaaaaaattgaacaagtTAATAATTTGTTATGATTGTCAATTTCACATGGTCAATTTATTAATATGtatgaaaataatctaagagGATATGGAAGAAAGgtaaaaagtaaataatgaaCGAGGCCGAATTATGCCTTCAATATGGGCTTCGTGGCCTTAGGCTCAAATACCATCGAAAacatttagtttgtttttataaatgttaGAATTTAGACAATTGTTTCGTCATTGTTTTGGCGATTTAGGGTTCGTCTCAGACCGCAGCGTCGGTCCAGCCTCAAGCTCACCATCGAGAATCTTCACTGCCTAGTGCCTACGCCTCGTATTCATTTCGCAGCCATATCTATTTCTAAAACCCTGCCCTGGTTGGTTTTTCTCCATCCGGCGCCGCCTCTCAAAGCCTCTGCTTCTCCGAAGGTCACCTCTCATCGATTTGATGATGGATTACAATAAAAAATCATGCCGGATCAGGAATCAGCAGGTAAACATATCTCAAATGGCGTTAATTTGACTATTGTGTCTGTTTTATTTACTAAATTGAGCTTGCGGCCTCAATTTTGAAGAGGCGAGCATACGAAACGGGTCATTGGGCACGGTCACGGTCTAAAAACGGGTTAACGACGAAACGGGTCATCGGGCACGGGTCTTTGAAATGGGTCTTCTTGACCCGTATGAGGtactacttatatatatagtctgtaactacttttttttttcccccttttttttatcttctctacGACCTCACTTCGCTCTCCTTTTGCATTGTTAGTTCGGCAGCTCAGCTCAAACCAAAATCGCTCCATAGTGATCACCTCCTTCGGTAATTCttgtaacttcttctttttcttcttcttcttcctcgcgtcttcttctttactcttcGTCGTGAGTCTGTTCTGGTTGAATCACGAGCTTTCTTGCTCGTTCTTATGCTTGCTCGTTCTTATGCTTGACTCGTTCTCCTTTTGCATCGTTAGTTCGGCAGCTCAGCTCAAACCAAAATCGCTCCATAGTGATCACCTCCTTCGGTAAATTCTtgtaacttcttcttcctcgcgTCTTTTTCTTTACTCTTCGTCGTGAGTCTGTTCTGGTTGAATCACGAGCTTTCTTGCTCGTTCTTATGCTTGACTCTTTTATCGTTTATCATAAACTCTCTGTAAACTtctctgtctcttcttctttttctgcgtTCTTGCTTGTTCAAATTGTTCGTGAGTATGTTTTTGTTCGTGCTCGTCTTCTTTGGATTGTAACCATTTTCCTCTGTAGATTTGCTTTTGCTTCAATTTGGATTGTAGTCTGTTTTCTTATACGCTCACTCCTCTCTTTACGTTTTGTGTCCATTCTAAATCCTTAAAGGTTGATGTTTCTTTTGGAATGTAGAGGCTTTGGTAGTTTGTGAAAGCCAAATAAACACATCTCTCTTAGTTTTGAGTCTGTTTTTAACCGTCTTTCTCTGTAGATTTGCTACAAAGGTAGGTTCTTTTGCTTCAATTTGGATTGTAGTCTGTTTTCTTATACGCTCACTCCTCTCTTTACGTTTTGTGTCCATTCTAAATCTTTAGTTTAAGAACAGTGAAGTTTCTTTTGGAATTTAAACCTTTTTGGTTGATGTTTCTTTTGGAATCTAGAGTCTTTGGTAGTTTGTGAAAGCCAAACAAAACACATCTCTCTTTTAATAGGTTtgtatttccattttttcttggtttttcagATATGGCGATGAACTGTGAATCATGTGGAAACACAAGAGCTTTGGTTTATTGTTGGGACTGTGGCCAACCGAGAATCTGTGTTCCAACATTCCAACACTTTGGAGATCACATCAGGACACATATGCATAGTCCTGTGTGTGATCTCTGTTCAGTGAAGCCAGCCCTTGTTCGTTGTTTTAATGGTGGTGGGTTATACTTTTGTCAGAACTGTTTTGTGGGTCAGGCTCAGGAGTGTGTTGTCAGAAAAGACCATCTGGCTGTTGTCCCCTTCTCAGGACACATTGTAAGTATTTTCTGAAATCCCGTTTTACCTGAAATCCCGTTTTAcatgttttacctttttaactCACTAATTTTGTACAAACACAGTATTGTTCTGCTGCACCGACTCAGCAACTCACCGTAGCTGCACCGACTCAGCAACTCCCCCTCCTAGCGGTAGTATTCCTCTCACCAATCTCTTAAAATCTGATTCAGAAATGTCACACCCTTTCTGTAGCTTTCattcttttcattcttttcgCAGACTGCACAGACTGCATCTGGTTCAGTTTTGCAGACATCACAGTACCTACCCCAGTCAGCCTTatctgaaatacttgataacgTCCCACCTTTCTCTACTAGTCACCAGCTGGTAAAATGAATATTGTGTAGTTTGTGAAGTTATCTTCTGTagctaaatataaaataatattttgacagctaaatataaaataatattttgactcTTTTCGCAGTGTTCAACTTCCTCAATGGCGTCTACCTCGGGAGTTCGTGTGGTTGAAGACCAAACACAGCAGGTGAGAGTTAGTCTGTCTAATAATCCTAATTGTTTCGATTCTTCTCTGATCCATAAACAGATCTTAGATTCCCTTTCGTTTCTGCAGTCTactttgggttttggtttgagTCAAAACCGCCTAAGCTTTCCTTCCACTTCGGGATTCCGTCCAGTAAGACTTACTCATGATTTGGAAGATCTTTACTGTTAGGCAGAATGATCCATAAGTTCCCTTTGTTTCTCAAGTCACGTTTCTTTTTGCAGACTGGCTTGCAGGCTTCAGGTTCGCAGTTGCAGAGTTCAACTTCCTCAATGGCGTCTACCTCGGTTGGTGTGATTAGAGACCACCCACAGCAGGTGAGAGTTAGTCTGTCTAATAATTCTAATTGTTTCGATTCTTCTCTGATCCATAAACACATCTTAGATTCCCTTTCGTTTCTGCAGTCTactttgggttttggtttgagTCAAAACCGCCCAAGCTTTCCTTCCACTTCGGGATTCCGTCCAGTAAGACTTACTCATGATTTGGAAGATCTTTACTGTTAGGCAGAATGATCCATAAGTTCCCTTTGTTTCTCAAGTCACGTTTCTTTTTGCAGACTGTATCTAGTTCATACCAACTAGCTTCGCAGACTGGCTTGCAGGGTTCAGGTTGGCAGTTGCAGAGTTTAACTTCCTCAATACCATCTGCCTCGGTTGGTGTGATTAGAGACCACCCACAGCAGGTGAGAGTTAGTCTGTCTAATAATCCTTAGGTCCctttgtttttactttattCTTGTTATGTGTAATAATGTCGTTCTTTTGAAGTCTTCGCAGGACCCTATTGCTGATCAATCTGCATCTCCTCCTCGTGAATTGGGTTTGTTCCCACTAAAACCTTCCAAAAGACAGAGGAGGGAATGAAGACAGATGGTATTGTGATATACAAGGAGATTTGTTTGTAGTGGACCActggttctatgtttttttcttttggatctatttttttgtgttcagAATGTTGAACAAACAATTCTTTGGTTGTTGACTTGGTGGCCATAAAAATATGGATGAGTTATCTTTAGCTTCTGTTCGAGAACGCCCTTGACATCTTTTCTTCCACGGGATTagtctactatttttttttttttgagattttctaaTCTAATGAAACACACAATTAGCAAGTGATTTTGAAATAGACCATATAAGTAAAATGTGTTCCTCAGTTTCGTAAGAAAACAGTTCagcacacatatatatatatatatatatatgtgtattttaTTAAGGTTTTTTTGAATATCCTACAAATATATCCATctgaatataaaagaaaaatttgtatatgttatatattaacaAGACTTTtggtaaaaaacaaagaaatttttttttttaatgtagaaaTAATATTTGCCTTGCGCAGGTACTTTACTAGTGGTATTCCAGTAAATGTTTTCTAGATAGTTTTGAATCAGTaagaataattaaatgaggatctACTAATATACATAATAGAGAtagatatatactttttaattattaaaaaaatgtgaactggaattttttgtattattgttaATATTCTTTCTAGATAGTTTTATAGTGAGTTCATATCATAGACgatgatatatttcttttttttaaaaaagtttgtaGTATTCCATCGCCGGAAATAATggattttgttattaacttCGTCAACGTTTCTATACAACCAAATAAGCAATTActtttcaacaaaaagaaataaataattatattcctAAACGAAACCATGAATTATCGGCCCGATTGTTTCGGTATTCTATTAATTGAAAGTGTTTTAATACTAATTCTAGATAGCTACTAATTAAGAGACAATCAAACGATCAATAAGTACTAtacattaagaaaagaaaaaaaaatgaaaaaaaatctagaagatCATAACTTCCATCCAAAAGATtgccttttaattttttttttttatttttaaagaattagGGAATTATGTTACGAAACCGAAAGCAATAACTCACGTAGAACTAGAATCCaatgaaaatctttaaaacaaaaaggacataaacaaaattaaagctTAAGAAACATTTCTATTGACCGGGCCCTGTGGAAGACAACNNNNNNNNNNNNNNNNNNNNNNNNNNNNNNNNNNNNNNNNNNNNNNNNNNNNNNNNNNNNNNNNNNNNNNNNNNNNNNNNNNNNNNNNNNNNNNNNNNNNNNNNNNNNNNNNNNNNNNNNNNNNNNNNNNNNNNNNNNNNNNNNNNNNNNNNNNNNNNNNNNNNNNNNNNNNNNNNNNNNNNNNNNNNNNNNNNNNNNNNNNNNNNNNNNNNNNNNNNNNNNNNNNNNNNNNNNNNNNNNNNNNNNNNNNNNNNNNNNNNNNNNNNNNNNNNNNNNNNNNNNNNNNNNNNNNNNNNNNNNNNNNNNNNNNNNNNNNNNNNNNNNNNNNNNNNNNNNNNNNNNNNNNNNNNNNNNNNNNNNNNNNNNNNNNNNNNNNNNNNNNNNNNNNNNNNNNNNNNNNNNNNNNNNNNNNNNNNNNNNNNNNNNNNNNNNNNNNNNNNNNNNNNNNNNNNNNNNNNNNNNNNNNNNNNNNNNNNNNNNNNNNNNNNNNNNNNNNNNNNNNNNNNNNNNNNNNNNNNNNNNNNNNNNNNNNNNNNNNNNNNNNNNNNNNNNNNNNNNNNNNNNNNNNNNNNNNNNNNNNNNNNNNNNNNNNNNNNNNNNNNNNNNNNNNNNNNNNNNNNNNNNNNNNNNNNNNNNNNNNNNNNNNNNNNNNNNNNNNNNNNNNNNNNNNNNNNNNNNNNNNNNNNNNNNNNNNNNNNNNNNNNNNNNNNNNNNNNNNNNNNNNNNNNNNNNNNNNNNNNNNNNNNNNNNNNNNNNNNNNNNNNNNNNNNNNNNNNNNNNNNNNNNNNNNNNNNNNNNNNNNNNNNNNNNNNNNNNNNNNNNNNNNNNNNNNNNNNNNNNNNNNNNNNNNNNNNNNNNNNNNNNNNNNNNNNNNNNNNNNNNNNNNNNNNNNNNNNNNNNNNNNNNNNNNNNNNNNNNNNNNNNNNNNNNNNNNNNNNNNNNNNNNNNNNNNNNNNNNNNNNNNNNNNNNNNNNNNNNNNNNNNNNNNNNNNNNNNNNNNNNNNNNNNNNNNNNNNNNNNNNNNNNNNNNNNNNNNNNNNNNNNNNNNNNNNNNNNNNNNNNNNNNNNNNNNNNNNNNNNNNNNNNNNNNNNNNNNNNNNNNNNNNNNNNNNNNNNNNNNNNNNNNNNNNNNNNNNNNNNNNNNNNNNNNNNNNNNNNNNNNNNNNNNNNNNNNNNNNNNNNNNNNNNNNNNNNNNNNNNNNNNNNNNNNNNNNNNNNNNNNNNNNNNNNNNNNNNNNNNNNNNNNNNNNNNNNNNNNNNNNNNNNNNNNNNNNNNNNNNNNNNNNNNNNNNNNNNNNNNNNNNNNNNNNNNNNNNNNNNNNNNNNNNNNNNNNNNNNNNNNNNNNNNNNNNNNNNNNNNNNNNNNNNNNNNNNNNNNNNNNNNNNNNNNNNNNNNNNNNNNNNNNNNNNNNNNNNNNNNNNNNNNNNNNNNNNNNNNNNNNNNNNNNNNNNNNNNNNNNNNNNNNNNNNNNNNNNNNNNNNNNNNNNNNNNNNNNNNNNNNNNNNNNNNNNNNNNNNNNNNNNNNNNNNNNNNNNNNNNNNNNNNNNNNNNNNNNNNNNNNNNNNNNNNNNNNNNNNNNNNNNNNNNNNNNNNNNNNNNNNNNNNNNNNNNNNNNNNNNNNNNNNNNNNNNNNNNNNNNNNNNNNNNNNNNNNNNNNNNNNNNNNNNNNNNNNNNNNNNNNNNNNNNNNNNNNNNNNNNNNNNNNNNNNNNNNNNNNNNNNNNNNNNNNNNNNNNNNNNNNNNNNNNNNNNNNNNNNNNNNNNNNNNNNNNNNNNNNNNNNNNNNNNNNNNNNNNNNNNNNNNNNNNNNNNNNNNNNNNNNNNNNNNNNNNNNNNNNNNNNNNNNNNNNNNNNNNNNNNNNNNNNNNNNNNNNNNNNNNNNNNNNNNNNNNNNNNNNNNNNNNNNNNNNNNNNNNNNNNNNNNNNNNNNNNNNNNNNNNNNNNNNNNNNNNNNNNNNNNNNNNNNNNNNNNNNNNNNNNNNNNNNNNNNNNNNNNNNNNNNNNNNNNNNNNNNNNNNNNNNNNNNNNNNNNNNNNNNNNNNNNNNNNNNNNNNNNNNNNNNNNNNNNNNNNNNNNNNNNNNNNNNNNNNNNNNNNNNNNNNNNNNNNNNNNNNNNNNNNNNNNNNNNNNNNNNNNNNNNNNNNNNNNNNNNNNNNNNNNNNNNNNNNNNNNNNNNNNNNNNNNNNNNNNNNNNNNNNNNNNNNNNNNNNNNNNNNNNNNNNNNNNNNNNNNNNNNNNNNNNNNNNNNNNNNNNNNNNNNNNNNNNNNNNNNNNNNNNNNNNNNNNNNNNNNNNNNNNNNNNNNNNNNNNNNNNNNNNNNNNNNNNNNNNNNNNNNNNNNNNNNNNNNNNNNNNNNNNNNNNNNNNNNNNNNNNNNNNNNNNNNNNNNNNNNNNNNNNNNNNNNNNNNNNNNNNNNNNNNNNNNNNNNNNNNNNNNNNNNNNNNNNNNNNNNNNNNNNNNNNNNNNNNNNNNNNNNNNNNNNNNNNNNNNNNNNNNNNNNNNNNNNNNNNNNNNNNNNNNNNNNNNNNNNNNNNNNNNNNNNNNNNNNNNNNNNNNNNNNNNNNNNNNNNNNNNNNNNNNNNNNNNNNNNNNNNNNNNNNNNNNNNNNNNNNNNNNNNNNNNNNNNNNNNNNNNNNNNNNNNNNNNNNNNNNNNNNNNNNNNNNNNNNNNNNNNNNNNNNNNNNNNNNNNNNNNNNNNNNNNNNNNNNNNNNNNNNNNNNNNNNNNNNNNNNNNNNNNNNNNNNNNNNNNNNNNNNNNNNNNNNNNNNNNNNNNNNNNNNNNNNNNNNNNNNNNNNNNNNNNNNNNNNNNNNNNNNNNNNNNNNNNNNNNNNNNNNNNNNNNNNNNNNNNNNNNNNNNNNNNNNNNNNNNNNNNNNNNNNNNNNNNNNNNNNNNNNNNNNNNNNNNNNNNNNNNNNNNNNNNNNNNNNNNNNNNNNNNNNNNNNNNNNNNNNNNNNNNNNNNNNNNNNNNNNNNNNNNNNNNNNNNNNNNNNNNNNNNNNNNNNNNNNNNNNNNNNNNNNNNNNNNNNNNNNTTTTCTTTG is drawn from Camelina sativa cultivar DH55 chromosome 1, Cs, whole genome shotgun sequence and contains these coding sequences:
- the LOC104735904 gene encoding uncharacterized protein LOC104735904 isoform X2 codes for the protein MAASANPSGNNQEGSSATQKVSTSSAAATNGGAVNSVDNGANTGAAADNNSQTIGALRHNSGISTDWTHEEQSLLEDLLLKYATEPSVFRYAKIAMKMKDKTVRDVALRCRWMTKKENGKRRKDDHSSRKKDKKEKTTDSSAKSSSHLNVHPNGPSYAPPMLPVDADDGISYKAIGGLSGDLLEQNAQLFNQVSSNFSAFQLHENVNLLSKVRDNILTILNDLNDMPEVMKQMPPLPVKVNEVNNLL
- the LOC104735904 gene encoding uncharacterized protein LOC104735904 isoform X1 translates to MAASANPSGNNQEGSSATQKVSTSSAAATNGGAVNSVDNGANTGAAADNNSQTIGALRHNSGISTDWTHEEQSLLEDLLLKYATEPSVFRYAKIAMKMKDKTVRDVALRCRWMTKKENGKRRKDDHSSRKKDKKEKTTDSSAKSSSHLNVHPNGPSYAPPMLPVDADDGISYKAIGGLSGDLLEQNAQLFNQVSSNFSAFQLHENVNLLSKVRDNILTILNDLNDMPEVMKQMPPLPVKVNEDLANSILPRPSHPSHPSHPNHQMKP